TTGATTTTCTCTTGAATCACCCGTCTCATGACACGCGCGCCCAACTCGGTACTGTACCCTTCTTGGGCTAAGTATTTTTTGGCGGCAAGACTCACTTTGATGGTGATTTTTTTATCTCTCAATTGTGCTTCTAATTCATCAATCATCTTTTGAACAATTGGGATCATAATCGCTTCACTCAAAGAGGTAAAATGGATAATATCATCCAATCTATTTCTAAATTCTGGGGCAAAAAAGTCCTTGATAGCTCGGTCTGCTTGGAAGGTTTCCTCTTTTTGGAATCCCACATGAACGCCCTCTTTGGAACCCAGATTTGATGTCATGATAATGATGACATTTCTAAAATCGGTCTTGATACCATTATTGTCTGTCAATACAGCACCATCAAAAATCTGCAACAGAACATTTAACAAATCCGGATGCGCTTTTTCGATTTCATCTAGCAATAACACAGAATACGGATGTTTTTTGATGCTCTCAGTCAACTGACCGCCCTCTTCAAATCCGACATAACCTGGAGGCGCCCCGATGAGTCTGCTCACGGTATGTTTCTCCATATATTCACTCATATCATAACGCTCAAAATGCACACCCAATTCACTGGCTAACTGTTTGGCCACTTCTGTTTTCCCCACACCCGTAGGTCCTGCAAATAAAAAAGACCCGATTGGGGCTTGTTGGTTTCCTAAACCGGCACGAGAGCGCTTGATAGCACGAACGAGGGCATGAATCGCATCATCTTGTCCAAATACTTTTGATTTGAGATTTTTTTCCAGATTTTCAATCACTTCACCCTCATCGGCATTAACATGACGATTTGGCATGTGCGCGATTTTTTCTAAAATATTTTCAATATCACCAATGCTGACACTTTTTCGCTTGCGTTTTAACAAATGAAACGATGCCCCCACTTCATCGATGAGATCAATCGCAGAATCAGGTAAAAAGCGGTCATTGATATATTTTTTTGCGAGTTCTACTGTCGTTTTTAAGACAGAGTGCGGGTATTTGACCCCATGATGTTGTTCGTAACGCTCTTTGAGACCGAGGAGGATTTTGTAACTATCATCCAAACTTGGCTCATCTATATCAATTTTTGAAAATCTACGACTAAGGGCGCGGTCTTTGTCAAAGAAATTTCGAAATTCTCCATAAGTCGTCGCCCCGATACACTTCATCTTGCCACTGGCTAGGGAGGGTTTTAAGAGATTGGAGAGATCCATCGACCCCCCACTAGTCGCTCCGGCTCCGACGATGGTGTGAATCTCATCGATAAACAAGATGGCTTTGTCTTCTTTTTCTAATTCACTCAAAATCTCTTTGAGCCTTTTTTCAAAATCACCTCGATATTTTGTACCGGATAAGAGTGCCCCCATATCTAGCGCATATAATGAGGCATCGGCTAAGATATCAGGAACCTTTTGCTCAACAATCATTTGTGCGATACCTTCAACGACGGCTGTTTTACCCACACCGGGTTCTCCGACTAATAGTGGATTGTTTTTCTTTCTCCTGCATAAGACTTGAATCACCCGATCACACTCATCTGCACGACCGATTAAAGGGTCTAACTGCTGTTCTTTTGCAAGCAGGGTGAGGTTGATGCAGTATTTTTGCAACGCGCCCTCTTCTTGCGATGCCTCTTTGTTCTCAGGAGCACTCACATGGGTGATGGCTTCTAAGATTTCTAGTCGGCTAATCCCTTGTTTTTCTAGTAATGAGGCACTAAAAGAATTTTCTTCTTGAAAGATGGAGACCAAGAGATCATAAACACTCGCTTCTATCTTGCCGCTTGATTTTGAGTGAAGCATCATATTTTCGATGACTCGAGAGAGCGCGATACTCTCATAAGGCTCATAATCTTCTTTGGTTACCACCATAGGAGAGTACATACTGAAGTGTTTGCGAAGAGAATCTGAGAGGGCATCCACATCAGCATGGCAGTAGTGTAACACCTCCAAGATGGATTTATTTTTTAGCATTGAGAAAAACAGATGTTCTATTGTGATGTATTCATAATGATGTTCTTTGACAAATTTTAGGGCATCACTAAAAAGTATATTTAATTCTTGACTGACCATTTTCTACTCCTCTTCCATAATAGCACGTAGCGGAAAGTTGTGTTCTTTTGCCAATGCATGTACTTGAGAGACTTTCGTCTCAGCAATCTCGTAGGTAAAAATACCGCAAACAGCCGATCCTTCTTCATGAATCTTAAACATGATGGCCGCCGCTTTTTCACTATTAAAATGAAACAATTCCATCAGTATCATGATAACAAAATCCATACTGGTAAAATCGTCATTTAATAATCGGACTTTATATAATCTTGGTTCATGTAACTCTAATTGTTCCGCACAATCACTTTCAAATTCTTCATTGATTTTTGCCATTTTTATTCCTACCTGTAATCTTTCATCGCTCTGGCTGTCTCTCGTTTGGCGTCTTTTTCTTTGAGTGCTTCTCGTTTATCATGAAGCGCCTTACCCTTCACAAGAGCGATTTGTAATTTAGCAAAGTTTTTCGAATTAAAATAGATACTAAGCGCTACGATACTCAAGCCGTCTTTTTTGACTTTCGCTTCTAACTTCTGTAGCTCTCTTTTGTGTAAAAGGAGCTTTCGGTCTCTTCTCTCATCAGGCGCAAAATGCATATTCACACTACTCATATGTGAGACATGCATCCCAAACAAAAATGCCTCTCCTTTGATGATTTTGACAAAGGAATCTTTGAGATTGACCCGTCCTAATCGTATGGCTTTGACCTCACTACCTTTTAATTCGATTCCAGCTTCATACTTCTCTAGTATCTCATAATCATGATATGCTTTTTTATTTCTTGCTATTGTTTCACCCATTTTTATCCGTCTCTTTCATGCTAAAAAAACTACTGCCACTACCGCTAAAAAACCAATCTTTTTTTCTATAATCCTCGATTTGTTTGTTGACTTTTATAGCCGGACTCAAAAGATCATTTAATTCATAATCTTGATATGTTTCTAGCAATGTTTTACTTTTCATGTGAGACATTTTATCAGATAATTCTAAATCAATCTTATAATGTTCCCGAAAAGCTTTATA
This genomic window from Sulfurospirillum sp. 1612 contains:
- the clpA gene encoding ATP-dependent Clp protease ATP-binding subunit ClpA, producing the protein MVSQELNILFSDALKFVKEHHYEYITIEHLFFSMLKNKSILEVLHYCHADVDALSDSLRKHFSMYSPMVVTKEDYEPYESIALSRVIENMMLHSKSSGKIEASVYDLLVSIFQEENSFSASLLEKQGISRLEILEAITHVSAPENKEASQEEGALQKYCINLTLLAKEQQLDPLIGRADECDRVIQVLCRRKKNNPLLVGEPGVGKTAVVEGIAQMIVEQKVPDILADASLYALDMGALLSGTKYRGDFEKRLKEILSELEKEDKAILFIDEIHTIVGAGATSGGSMDLSNLLKPSLASGKMKCIGATTYGEFRNFFDKDRALSRRFSKIDIDEPSLDDSYKILLGLKERYEQHHGVKYPHSVLKTTVELAKKYINDRFLPDSAIDLIDEVGASFHLLKRKRKSVSIGDIENILEKIAHMPNRHVNADEGEVIENLEKNLKSKVFGQDDAIHALVRAIKRSRAGLGNQQAPIGSFLFAGPTGVGKTEVAKQLASELGVHFERYDMSEYMEKHTVSRLIGAPPGYVGFEEGGQLTESIKKHPYSVLLLDEIEKAHPDLLNVLLQIFDGAVLTDNNGIKTDFRNVIIIMTSNLGSKEGVHVGFQKEETFQADRAIKDFFAPEFRNRLDDIIHFTSLSEAIMIPIVQKMIDELEAQLRDKKITIKVSLAAKKYLAQEGYSTELGARVMRRVIQEKIKTPLSDEILFGKLKKGGTVSIDYKKKDLTFRYGH
- a CDS encoding ATP-dependent Clp protease adaptor ClpS, which gives rise to MAKINEEFESDCAEQLELHEPRLYKVRLLNDDFTSMDFVIMILMELFHFNSEKAAAIMFKIHEEGSAVCGIFTYEIAETKVSQVHALAKEHNFPLRAIMEEE
- the smpB gene encoding SsrA-binding protein SmpB, giving the protein MGETIARNKKAYHDYEILEKYEAGIELKGSEVKAIRLGRVNLKDSFVKIIKGEAFLFGMHVSHMSSVNMHFAPDERRDRKLLLHKRELQKLEAKVKKDGLSIVALSIYFNSKNFAKLQIALVKGKALHDKREALKEKDAKRETARAMKDYR